Part of the Brassica oleracea var. oleracea cultivar TO1000 chromosome C8, BOL, whole genome shotgun sequence genome is shown below.
TAGGTAATAATGAAGAATTCATTTGCATGCAGGTTATAAACGTGTACAACCAAAAGTATGAGAGCGCAGGGAAGTTCTGGCCTGACGTTCACAGGCGTGTGGTGACCGCACTGATAGTTTCGCAGCTGCTCTTGATGGGTCTACTAAGCACGAAAGGAGCTCATAAGTCTACTCCTTTGCTTCTTGTGCTTCCAGTTCTAACCATCGGTTTCCACATTCACTGCAAATGCCGTTACCAATCTGCCTTTGTCACATACTCTTTAAAGGTTAGTCACAAATTAACTAATGATCTCTAGTAGCTTTGAGTAAAATGTGTAAGATTACATCTTAGCGATCTGTCTTTTTACCCTTGTTTTTATCAGGAAGCCACGATCAAAGATACACTGGAGCGCACGCGTGAGCCAAACCTAAACCTCAAGGCTTTCTTTAGAAATGCGTACGCCCATCCAGAGTTCAGAGTTGGAGAAAATCTGGATCTAGAGATGGCCATGGAGAAGCCTGATAAGCTGCCAGAGCTAGTGGCCACTAAGCGTGGCTCATGGAGGAACACTTCTTTGCCTAGCAAACATATCTGACCTTATTCACCCTGCTGCTGGCTTTTCAACCTTTAACTGTGATTCTTTTATGTTCTTGTACATATGAACAATTGTATTAAATGCAAGGAGAAAATACTATTGAAGAACCACACGAGACGTTACAGTTAGAATTGTAGCATATGATTAGACAAAGCAACCCAAAAAGAAAAATTCAGAATCTTTACATATATACTTGGAGATAGGCATGATTGCTATTATATATCCTCAGCTTTAACCTTGCCTGAACTTGCATTAGAAACACCAGTCAGAGTTGAAGCGAGCTTGAAGTAGGTAGCTCCAAACGTTTTGTGCACATTTTTTAAACATCGCTTTTGAGTTATGGACATTAACTCTCATATTGATTCTTATCATCGACCCAATAAAAATATTGACCTTATGGATCACCAAAATTTTCTTCTACATTCATAGTTTGCCTCAATTCCTTGGTAACAACAAACCCTATGGTTTGCCTCTTGCTTCCAAGGCTTCTCATCAACATAGTCCTCACATGACTTATCTTCTACATTCATAGTTTGCGTCAATCGACTAATCTCTTTAATCTACATTATCTTCCTAAATATAGATTAACACATAAACGTGTCCTCATGGGATTTGGTTGAACTGTAGAAATTGAGCCACTAAGTGAGTGTTGTGATCCAAATGTTCGCATGTGAAGGCAGGTGCAACTGTTTTAGGTGCATGCAATAAGAAAGACATACAATGAAGCAACGGCATGCATAATTAATTATTGCATCATATGATTGATTGCCTTCATGAAGAATGATATCACACAGTTGGTCTCTAATACATGTAGCCTTAGTGACTGTGTTATACAGAATGTGATGTTTTTTCTCCCCCTTGATTCTGAACTTTTAAGAGCGGATGCTCTCCCTTGTGTGGAGCGAACTGGAACAATGAACCATTCTATCTTATCGAATTTTAATAAGAGCATGTTCAATGGGAAAGATCCTATTAGGTCTCTTAAGTATATTTAATTACTAAATTTTTGTTAAGAGATCTTGTTAAAGTATTTTTGTTTTCTTTGCTCCAATGGTAAAACCATAGAGGTTCTTAAAAAAACACTTATGCATGTCTGTGTGTATCTGTGAATGTTTCCTTTGAATGAAACAAAAGCACCAAAGTGATGTTAGATTGCACACCCTGCTTAAGAGATGAGTTCTCCGAAGAATCAAGATACAAGTTGTGTTTTTCATTTGTCCAGCCACCACATTCATCCTGCAGAAACAGTTTTACAAAACAAAAACAATATTGATGAGTATTAATCATCCTGCCGGTGAAACTCAAGATGAAAACTTGTCAATAAAACTAAACCATTACGACCCAACGATCAGGTGTCCTCATACACATTGATAAGCCTGAGCCAAAGCATTGCAACCACTGAACACAAACTCCAATTGCTCAAAACAGTTTAAAAGATATGACTTTTCGATTTGGTAAATGNNNNNNNNNNNNNNNNNNNNNNNNNNNNNNNNNNNNNNNNNNNNNNNNNNNNNNNCAATCTTCTTCCTTTCCCTCCACCACCACCATCTTCGTCCCACCACCGCTCCTCAAATGCGCCAACAAACCTTTCAAGAACATCTCGCTATACAGCAACGTCTCGTTGACTTCGCCAGAATCAATCCCGGAGCTAGGCCACCCGGTCTCCGCCACAATTACGGAAAGATTCTCGTGTCCCGTCACAGCCATGGACGTCCCGCATCGTCACGGAGGGGAGACGTCAAGCACCAGCGCATCGCGGAACCACCGAGAGAGATTGAGATAAACGAATCTCGACTAGTGACACGTCGCACCTAAGAACCGTGCCTTAGAGCACTTAATTAGGAGACGTGCCTTCACTTTAGTTCATTTTTTCTTTTTCTTTTTTTTGATAATTACCCTAAGAGACGGGTTCAAGAGCTCGCGGTAAACCTGCTCTAAGGTTCCAAGTGAACAATAACATGAACGAGTTTATGTGTTAATAAGGTTACAATCTTATCGAATTTTAATAAGGTTACAATCTTTACGGATTTTTATTATATTTTTAAATTAGTTATGTTTATTGTTAAATAATTTTTTTTGGGGTCAAATTTGTTAAAAAAAAATTATTATATCGAGGAAAAAATCAGAAGTTTCGGGGAAAATACCGAATTTATTATGTTTGGTCTTCCATTTAAAAGGCTAAACAGCGACGTTGATATACGACGCGTTATCGTAACGAATCCTGACCGCTCATCTCGCCAAATGACTCACCTCCTTGGAGAATATATATAAACCTCAAAAGCTGTATTCCAAACTTTTTCCAAAAAAATCCATTCTCTTCCTCCTCCAGATCTGTCACGAAGACCATTTACCAGATCCGCCTGAGCCATGGAGAAACCGTACGGATACGCGAGCGTGAGCATGAGCATGAGCGGCGTAGATCGCTCCGCCGGGAAGGATATCGATCTTGAGATGGGAGAGGCGACGCTCTACCCAGGGCTAAGCTACGGCGAGAATCAACTCCGGTGGGGATTCATCCGCAAGGTCTACGGGATCCTCTCCGCCCAGCTCCTCCTAACCACGCTTATCTCCGCCGTCGTCGTCCTTAATCCTCCGGTCAACGATCTCCTAACCGGATCTCCCGGCCTTCTCCTCTTCCTCTGCATCATCCCTTTCGTCTGTACGTAACCTAGATCTCATTCTTCGCATCAGATTTACATTTAATCTCCATCGTTAGGTATCAGATTTGATGTGGTGATTATGATTCTTAAGGTTTGATCTTCATGTGTTGAGAATATGCTATTCATTGTTGATGTCATTGATTACTGCAGTGATCTGGCCTCTGCACGTTTACCACCAGAAGCATCCTGTTAACCTCATCCTCCTTGCCCTCTTCACTATCTCTTTGAGCTTCACCGTTGGTGTCAGTTGTGCCATGACAGAAGGTTCAATTCTCGTTTCCTCTACTGTCATTAGAACTTAGAAGTCTTATTCTTATAACAATATCTTTTCTGTTTTCATCAGGAAGAATCGTCCTTGAAGCCTTGATATTGACACTGTCCGTGGTCGGGTCTCTAACCGCATACACTTTCTGGGCTGCAAAGAAGGGCAAAGACTTCAGCTTCCTTGGACCCATTCTCTTCACCAGCCTCATCATTCTTGTAGTGACCAGCTTCATGCAGGTCTCTCTCTCTCTCTCTCTTACGAATTAAGCAAAAACATCTCCACATATACATAAAGGAAATGCTTACATTTTGTTTTGTTTATCATAATATTGCAGATGTTCTTCCCGCTTGGCCCGACCTCTGTTGCCATATATGGAGGAGTCAGCGCGCTGGTGTTCTGCGGATACATAGTCTATGATACCGACAATCTCATCAAGCGTTTCACATATGACGAATACATCCTCGCATCGGTGGCTCTCTACTTGGACATCCTCAATCTCTTCTTGACCATATTGCGTATTCTGAGGCAAGGTGACAACTGAAGGAAGCCATACAAGCATGAGGCTTCTGTGATGGGATTTCAGGGCTTTTATGTGATTTACATTTTGTGTATACCTGACTTATGTTTCGAGTTTTTTTTTATTTTACTATATGCTGCTATGTGGTTAAACTGTTTGGTAAAACAAAATCAATTGAAGTCCAATTTTCAATGTTAAATAAATTTGGTAGATTTTAATAGCCGACTTGCTTGCTTGTCCTTGTTTCTCCGTGTTTGATTGGCATCTTTCAAAGATACATCTCCGTTACAATTGAGGTTGTGTTACGATGTTGAAGGATGGTCATGCTCGAGTCTGATCCTCTGTTTTTACTGGAGTAGTGATGTTGCTCGATTTGATTTACGACTTATAATATCTATCCAAAACTTGGATTTCTTGGTTGACGTGGCCCAACCAAATCTTCTGAACAAAAGAAGCGTGTCATCTCTAAAAAGAATCACTCATTCTTTCTCCTCTGCTCCTAACATGGAGACCCTTCTCTCTCCTCGTGCTCTCTCCCCTCCTCTCACCATACCCACTCCGAGTCCCTTGTCTTTATTCAGACCGATCTCTTCCCAATCCGCCAAGCTCACTAAACCAGAATCTCCGTTTCTTAAGGCTTCTGCAGTTGGGAGGAGGAGATTGATGATGGGTGGCTTGCTCATGTCTGGTTTAATAGTTTCAGAGGCCAATCTTCCAACATCAGCATTTGCTTTGACTCCAGTGTTCAGAGAGTACATAGATACATTTGATGGATACTCTTTCAAGTACCCTCAAAACTGGATTCAAGTTAGAGGAGCAGGCGCTGACATATTCTTTAGAGACCCTATTGTCCTTGACGAGAACCTCTCGGTGGAGTTTTCTTCACCTTCTTCCTCGAAATACAAGTCTCTTGACGACTTGGGTTCACCTGAAGAAGTAGGAAAGAAAGTACTTAGACAGTACTTGACTGAGTTTATGTCCACTAGACTCGGTGTCAAGCGTGAGTCTAACATTCTTACAACTTCCTCCAGAGTTGCAGATGATGGTAAACTCTACTATCAAGTCGAGGTAAACAACATGTCTTATTTTTGGTGTAGAACATGTCATGATCAACACATGTTCCCATTGTTTCAGAGTTGCATTGTATTTATTTATTAATCATAGCTTCACTATGCTACGTTGGTGTTTTAAATATTTTGATGGATTGACACAGGTGAACATAAAGTCATACGCAAACAATAACGAGCTAGCTGTGATGCCGCAAGATAGAGTGGCTCGTTTGGAATGGGACAGGCGTTACCTCGCGGTTCTAGGAGTTGAGAACAATAGACTCTACTCACTGAGACTCCAAACACCTGAGAAAGTTTTCCAGGAAGAGGAAAAAGACCTAAGAAGAGTTATGGATTCGTTCAGAGTCGAGAAGATTTAGAGAGAGATGTAGCCATTGGTTTACAAAAAATCTTGTTGATGGTTATGTTCCCTTTCACTTTCTATTTTTGTAATATTAAAGCATAAGCCAAGCTAAGGTAAACGCTTTTTTTACTGAACTTTTCAGATTCGTTTCTTGATCGGAGGAGTTTATAATTTCAAACCTATCCCTACAAAACCGGTTGAGTTGGATTAATTATTGAATAGGGTGGCAAACTAAGTTACAAAACGATCAGATATCAACTGTTAAACAGGCTATTAAACTTTAAGACAATCTGATTGTTCATCATCGATTTTTTTATGAAATGGTTAGTCAATTGATCAAGAAATTAACTAATCACCATGGAACCGGTTAACTTATAACCAAGTTGACAATAAAATATTTCTGGTTATGTGTGAGGGTTTTATTATTGGTTTAGGCCTTTCAAAAAACACCCTCCTTAGGAAAAAAAAGAAGAGAATTATTGAGAGTAAGAGGTAAAGAAGCTTTTTCCGTAGTACAACATGTAAACATCTTTGTATCATGTGTTCTCCATGAATCCCTTGGTATATATGAGTCTCATACTGAAATTAAATATAGCTAGGACATACACTGTTGATTCTGCTTTTTTTCCTTTGAATGGTTCAACATTCCCCGGCATATGAGCCCATCCAGAGCACCTATACAATCCTTAAAAAAAGGCCATATTGTGGATCATCTACTAGAACATGACAAGCATTTGCAAACGCATTCCTGAGAAGTAGCACAATGTCTGTTGTGAGTTTCAACAAAAAAAAACATGAAAACTTCATCTAACATCTTCTTCATAATAAGAGAATACTAGTATCTCTAAGATAGAACATGTATGGTTAGATCTTTGCCCAACCATCTCAAAGAACATTACAACACTAAATTCTACATAAATATGACAAGTTTTTTTAGATTATACTTTTCTGATAGTCTTACATACACTTCTAAACTTAGCATGGTTCATGCGAATAGTATCATAGTTTTGTACCCCAAATTCGTTGATAAAATGTTGCACATCACACCAGCCTCCACCTCGATTTTTTTCATCACTTGTTGTTTGTCAATATTTCATCCATCACTCCAGAGGTTTCATCTATAAGTGGTTACATGTGTTTCTTTTTTTTTGAAAGAATGTTAAATTTATTCATCCCAAAAAGACTTTTTTACATACAAAGTGTGGCTGTTTTCCATGACTTAGTAATGATATCTTAGAGTTGAGTTTTTACTCTTTTTTTCTTAAGAAAACAGAACACATAAACTTCCATAGCTTAAGCATCCCGAGATCCAAACCAAGCGACCATTGCGTCGTCAAATCGTCTGGTTTTTCTTCTTAAAGAGGAGATCCGATTGCGCACTGTTTTGTCAATGAACCTGATGAGCATGTCTGATGTTTTGTGCCCTTCTCCATGCCTTCTCCCATTTCTCTCTCTCCATATCGTGTGTATTGAGACTTGAAATACATATTTCACCAGAAAATTATATATTCCGTGTCTTCCCCGAGCTTCTAATATTTGCATAAGGCTGCTCCTGTCTGCAGTGTAGCTTGTGCCAAGGATATTCTTAGAAAGATTGGCCCAAATCCGAGTGGAGTAAGGACAAATGAAGAAGAGATTATCTCTTGTTTCTGTTGGCACCAAACATAGCACACATTTGACATCTACCTGAGGGCACCATTGGGCAATGCGATCAGTAGTAGCGAGACGGTTGTGGATGGCCAACCAGGTGATAAATGAATATTTGGGCGTGGCCCCTGTAAACCAGATAGTGTCAGACCAAGGAACTTTAGGTTTCTGCACTCTCGTCACCTGCCACGTTTGGTAAGAACTGAAAAACGGCTTGAAAACATCTCCCTCCCCTTTCCAAAGCCGAACGTCCTCCCCACATACCAGACCCTGCGCTTTCAACTTCAGTATCTCTGTTTCTATAGCTTTCAGATGCTCACCTCGACGCCGTCTAGGGGAATAAGAGTGGACAGCATACCCAACATCGCATTAATATTGATCCCCATATCAATACAACCGCAAGGGCCAGTGAGGTCAATTAGCCTTCCTAGAGATGACCTGTTATCGAACCAAAATGAGCTATTGTTACCACTCTGAATCTCCACTCGAGTGAGATTACTAGCCATCTCTCTATATTTCAGGATCTTCTTCCATATCTAGCTTCCTAGTGTACTCTTCTCATCCACTTGCCAAAATGAGCTCTTTCGAATCAGATACAGATCCACCCATCTGACCCATAATGATTTCGAAGAAAGGATTCTCCATACAAGCTTCAGACAGCACACATTATTTGCTTCTTCTAGAGACCTGATGCCCAGTCCCCCTTCCTCTTTTGGAGTAAAAACATCATGCCAAGCAATTTTTGCTTTCTTTGAATTCAGCGATGGACCAGACCATAGAAAGGAGGCACAAATCTGATCAATCTCCTTGATACACCGTTTTGGAAGCTTATAAACAGACATCCAAAAGTTAGTGAGATTATGAATAACAGTGTTTATAAGTTGTACTCTTCCTGCAAAGGATAGCTGCCGAGCCGTCCAAGGCGTAACCCGCTTGCGTATGCGTTCAACTAAAGGAGCATAGTCATTGGATGTCATCCTTTTGGTCATGAGAAGGAGACCTAAGTAGCGCACTGGTAGGGATCCTGATTCAAACGGGCATTGACTCAGCATTGTTTCCCTATCATTCTCATATACTCCTGCTAGATATACTGTCGATTTTTCCAAACTGATAGTCAGCCCGAACATTACTGCAAACTATTTAAAAACTTGAAGTATTCCATCTATAGACGTCTGTTTGCTATCCGCAAATATCAGTAGGTCATCCGCAAAACAGAGATGTGTCAGCTGCATATCTTGACAGTACAGTTGGTAGCCGATGAGTTTTTCAGAAGCTGCCTTGTCAAGCAATTTAGAGAGAACTTGCATACAGATGACGAAGAGATAGGGTGATAGAGAGCATCCTTGTCTAAGTCCCCGGGTGCTGTTGAAATACCCTGCGAGTTCCCCATTAACCTGAACTGAGAACGAAGCCAACTCTGCACACTTCATAATCCAATTTATAAACTTTTCAGGGAGCTTTATTGCAGTAAGCGTCATTCTCAAAAAAGACCATTGAACTGAGTCAAAAGCTTTGGAGATATCAATCTTCACGGCACACCTAGAGGAAATTGAATCCTTGTGGTAGCTTTTAACAGTTCTGAAGCCAGTAACACATTTTCCATCAAGAGTCGATCTTCCACAAAGGCCGACTGATTTGGTGATATAAACTTTGGCATAATGGACTTTAATCTCCTTGCCAAAATCTTAGAAATCACTTTGTAAAGCACATTGCAACATGAAATGGGTCTGTAGTCTCACATTCTTGTTGCCTCCTCCTTTTTTGGAATAAGAGCGGGAATGGTTGAGTTGATTCCTTTCGGTAGAAAAACCGTATCAAAGAAGGACTGAATAGCCACGACGAAATCTTTTCCAATAAGAGACCACACAGATTTATAGAACTCACAGCCCATCCGGACCTGGTGATTTATTCTTTTCCATCCCAAACAACACCCTTCTGATTTCTTCCTCCGTGACATTGTGAGTAAGCACAATCGTATCCATCTCCTCACATTCAAACCCCAGCAAAGATTGAATTTCCTCTACTGTACTCCCCACAAAATCTGCAGGTGTGTGGCCTAGAAACTTACTGAAGTGATCAACCGCCTCACATTTGATCTCCTCCTGTGTGGCTACTCTCGATCCATCTGCTCTTTTAATCTCCCGAATTGAGTTTCTTACTTCTCGCCCTTTTGCAGCTTGATAGAATTGCTTATTATTCCCATCTCCAACGTCTAACCAATGAACCTTAGCCTTCTGGCTTAAAACTTTTTCTTCAATCCGAGACAGAGAGCACCATCTCTCATACGCTCGTGATTCCTCCTCCATTAACTCACGAGATGGGTTTGTTAGCGTGTCCGTTTGACAAACACATAGCTTCGCCCAAGTCTCTCTGGTTTTTCTCGTCACGTCTCCCATAAGTTCCTTTCTCATATTTCTCAGTATTGGTTTCAGCTCCTTTAGCTTCTTCGCTAGTCTAAATAACGCAGAAGTAGAGTTGAAAAGTGGCTCAGTAGTTGTCCAGTAATTTTTCACTAGAGGTAAGAAACTCGGCAAGTCCCCTAAAGCACTCGTATACTTAAAGGGTTTTCGAGGCTTTAAAAGGTCAGGCTTTGTCATAATCCTACATCGTAAGTGGTCCGAGCATCCACCTGCCTCGAACACACTATATGATTGCGGATAAGATTGCATCCATCTATCATTCATAAGAACTCGGTCCAACTTCTTACATATCAGACCATTATCTCTCTTATTGCACTAGGTGAGTCTTGGTCCTTGATAACTCATATCCAATAATGAGAAATGATTAATTACCTCCTGGAAATCCCGCATACCACCCATCTGAAAATTCATATCTTGATGACCAGAATGCTCATCCAGATCGGTTATTTCATTAAAATATCCGAAGATAATCCAAGGTTTATTCCTGATAATTGGTGAATATTGATGGCTCATAAGATCCGACCATAGCTCCATTCTCCTCTCCATAGAGTTAGAAGCATAAACAAAAGAACAAAATATCTCCTCCTCTGTACCTTCCATCAGAATAGAACAGGTTATCACTTGACTACTCTTGAAAAAAGGCGTTACTCTAGCTTTCGGGCTCCATACTACCCAAATCCTTCCAAGTCTATTGTATTCATAGTTTGAAATAGTAGACCAATCAGGACAAACTTCCGAAACAATATGCATTGCTTTAGTTTCTTTGACTCTCGTCTCCAGCACACAGCCAAACTGAAACTTTTCTTGCCGAATCCAATCTCGAACAACAGAGTGTTTAATATATTTGTTGAATCCTCTGATGTTCCAGAAGAATCCTGACATTAATGATTATTTCAGAGTGTCTGTTTGTGCAAAGAAAGATTAGCATCTTCCTTTGCTCTTTTTTTGTCGTAGATTCCGACATAAATTTGTGCTTCTCCTTTGATTCCCTTGGCAAGGATTGTCTTGGAATTATGACATCTTTTTCCTTCTGCTTCTTAGAGACGGCTACTGTTCCATTAATGGAGGTACCAGCAGGAGTCGCACTCTCCTGACTCTCCATCACCATATCAACCTCATCCTCCTTCTCGTCTCTCTGTTCTTGTACCTCTCTTCGTCCTCTTCAGAACCAAGTACTGTGAACCTTGAGTTTGTGAGTATGGTGTGTCCCAACTCTAGGTTGACTTTCCTACTTGGTGAGACACGATTTCCCCGGAGAAACCTATAACCAGGCACCATCTATTCCTTCCAGAACCTCCTCTTCCCTTATCTCTGTAGAACTAGAATGTTCTCCCTCTTCTTTCTTATTCTCCTCTGTTCCTTTTACTAAAACCAGCACTTCCTCTGTTTGATTTTCTGAAATCTGAAAATCTCCATTTAATTGTTCCTTTGCAACTTGTTCTTGTTCATTCTCTTTGAGTGAACTTCACGTAATCTCCCCTTCTTCCACATCCACATTATTTGGTGTTATCGAGCATGAATCCTTCTTGGGCGCTAGACAAGCTTTTTCCAAATGTCCCCACTTCAGATAATTTGAGCACCTAGATGGGAGCCAAGGATAGATGTACTCCACCAAAGTATCTTTTCCATTGATGTTGAAATTCATCGACTGAGGTAACTCTTTAGTCAGGTCTGCGTTCACAAAAACTTTCGGTACTTTTAGATTAAGACACTGAGCCGTTTCCGGATGTAGTCGGACTGGAACCCCTGCTGGACTCGTTATTAGGATTAAATCCTTCCAAGACACCATCTTCATTGGGACGTGTTTGAGATGAACCCAAAGAGAGATAGATTTCTCTTCAGGCTGATCATTTTCTATGAATGGAGTCCATTTGGACATAACAACCGGGATGCCTGCTAAATTCCACATACCCCGACGAAGTAACCGGCCTCTAGCTGTTGAGTTTGGAATACGAAACTTCATTGTGTTCGAGTTAATGACGAACACATCTACCATCTGAGACTTATCTCCCATGGTCCAGATCTTGTTTACAATTGCATGGACTTTGGCAACATGTGGTGCCTTTTCCAAAAATTTCCCCATAACAAATTCATCCCATAGAAGAGAAGCGTTTTTTACCTCATCTGGCACATTAATTAACCCAACACCATCCTTCATCACCACATTAACCTCATATTTTTTCAACCCTTTCTGATCTCCCTCCACTGCACGAACCCAATCTCCTTTAGTAACCAGTGTCGTTGTAGGTTGAGATCCTACCTCCGACGAAGCAGATGTAGCCGGAACCACCATCGGAAACCCTTGGCGGCGCCCGGCGAGCTGCCTTGTGATATCTTCATGATTTGCATTGTTTTAACCATTCATTCTTGCATATGTTGATCATTTAGGATAACATTTAGACATCTTTAGGTTGCATTGCACTACATATGTCCTTATCAGGTGATGGAGATTTCAAATGGTGACTTTGGAGCATCTAGAGATGGTTTGGAGGCAAGATTGGTGATTTTCGAGCATGAGACGAGATGATCAAGTGTCCCAGCGGCTTTGTGACGTCCCAGCGGCCTTATGACCCCATCAAGAAGCCGCTGCAAGTGCTTGAGGAACGGAGACTAAGTGTGGGATCGGCCTTGCACAGCGGGGTGCTGAAGCCGCTGGGAAAACACCCCACTCCCTGCCGCATATGTACTTGTTGCAGCGTCCTGATACGAAGACTGCAAGAAGCCGCTGTGAGGGCCTCAGCGGCCTGGTGGAGCGGTCTGCCTTAGCCGCTGCGAGTCCAGAAAGTCAACATTTCCGAGTTTGACCAGATATTTACCCATTTGTATTTGGGTTAATCCAAGTTTGTTGGGTTAACCTTGTTCGATTTTAAGCTACTATAAATGTTTCTCAGACCTAATTTTTGGATCTCATCTTATTTTCTATCTAATCAAAAAGAACCTTTCGGTAAAAGATCTAATCTTGATCATTATCTTGTGTGATTGCTTAATTGGGATCACTAATCATGATTAGCACCAAATCATCATTGATTCTTGGGCTCATCATGAAGAGTAGTGAGTAGTCATCTTTGGATTCATGGGTTAGGGAGACTAATGGTGATTAAGCTAGATCTAAGGTGTTTTAGTATAGATCGATCTTGTTCCTTGCTAGTCGAGTGCTTTATTGCAATTTTAGAGTTGGCCTCTCTAAAGTTGAGCTCTAGGCATTTCATACCCGAAAGGTTTTGATGAAATTCCTGAACCAACTCTC
Proteins encoded:
- the LOC106312298 gene encoding BI1-like protein, with the protein product MEKPYGYASVSMSMSGVDRSAGKDIDLEMGEATLYPGLSYGENQLRWGFIRKVYGILSAQLLLTTLISAVVVLNPPVNDLLTGSPGLLLFLCIIPFVLIWPLHVYHQKHPVNLILLALFTISLSFTVGVSCAMTEGRIVLEALILTLSVVGSLTAYTFWAAKKGKDFSFLGPILFTSLIILVVTSFMQMFFPLGPTSVAIYGGVSALVFCGYIVYDTDNLIKRFTYDEYILASVALYLDILNLFLTILRILRQGDN
- the LOC106312297 gene encoding psbP domain-containing protein 1, chloroplastic-like, translating into METLLSPRALSPPLTIPTPSPLSLFRPISSQSAKLTKPESPFLKASAVGRRRLMMGGLLMSGLIVSEANLPTSAFALTPVFREYIDTFDGYSFKYPQNWIQVRGAGADIFFRDPIVLDENLSVEFSSPSSSKYKSLDDLGSPEEVGKKVLRQYLTEFMSTRLGVKRESNILTTSSRVADDGKLYYQVEVNIKSYANNNELAVMPQDRVARLEWDRRYLAVLGVENNRLYSLRLQTPEKVFQEEEKDLRRVMDSFRVEKI